A genomic region of Azoarcus sp. KH32C contains the following coding sequences:
- a CDS encoding pyruvate, water dikinase regulatory protein — protein sequence MSETPTRTVFFISDGTGITAETLGHSLLAQFPDANFRQVRIPFVDDLDKAIEATRQIREARANDGVRPIVFSTLVNPHPQSGLREADALFVDLFDQFIVPLESELGQRSTHTVGRFHGIADSSTYKARIEAINFAMAHDDGVSTDGELADADVILVGVSRSGKTPTSLYLAMQFGVKAANYPLIPEDFERNKLPGELHRHRPKLFGLTIAAERLSQIRQERRPNSRYASIDNCRFEIEAAQKLMRRENIQWLDSTTKSIEEISATILQAVRLNKPAY from the coding sequence ATGAGCGAAACTCCCACACGTACCGTCTTTTTCATCTCGGACGGCACCGGCATCACCGCGGAAACTCTGGGCCACAGCCTGCTCGCGCAGTTTCCGGACGCGAACTTCCGCCAGGTGCGGATCCCCTTCGTCGACGACCTCGACAAGGCCATCGAAGCCACACGGCAGATCCGCGAGGCGCGTGCGAACGACGGCGTCAGGCCGATCGTGTTCAGCACGCTCGTGAACCCGCATCCGCAGAGCGGCCTGCGCGAGGCCGACGCGCTGTTCGTCGATCTCTTCGACCAGTTCATCGTGCCGCTCGAATCCGAACTCGGCCAGCGCTCGACACACACGGTCGGCCGCTTCCACGGCATCGCCGACAGCAGCACCTACAAGGCGCGGATCGAAGCGATCAACTTCGCGATGGCCCACGACGACGGCGTCTCGACCGACGGCGAACTCGCGGACGCGGACGTGATCCTCGTCGGCGTGTCGCGCTCGGGCAAGACGCCGACCAGCCTCTACCTCGCGATGCAGTTCGGGGTGAAGGCGGCGAACTATCCGCTGATCCCGGAAGACTTCGAGCGCAACAAACTGCCGGGCGAACTGCACCGCCACCGCCCGAAGCTGTTCGGCCTGACGATCGCCGCCGAGCGCCTGTCGCAGATCCGCCAGGAACGCCGGCCCAACAGCCGCTACGCGTCGATCGACAACTGCCGCTTCGAAATCGAGGCCGCGCAGAAGCTGATGCGCCGCGAAAACATCCAGTGGCTCGATTCCACCACGAAGTCCATCGAAGAGATTTCGGCTACCATCCTTCAGGCCGTGAGGCTGAACAAGCCCGCCTACTGA
- a CDS encoding DUF2863 family protein: MKRTRQKRRGGLGRDAEQLIWLATGLAQSGSRAEDQYWEQQLVSAIDRLLAEGEEETLNNALDHLYSADTRGYDELADFVESRAESAGAAGPEHDVLLIAAPVLAWSRYRIPANTIPAAVLSNLGVHLQAHVLGGKVKLALADFLFSPDQLPQGYCATANFAAELARAAIAGRNLKIDTADMPETAQFLSDTRYVLGAIVVPRGEALFGWQEPDRNRDDALNQWRMQGGACLAPLLPGCAMEVVLPDAYFAASRLADNHSRPYSIRASVAFLGAELETPASNLRAVIAPFHDRELQEYRVGLTLRGNEQVVHGVVWPLLGADDQSAEGTAEIEAVLRDCGVTDIVNLEHRFPLEYCDDCGAPLYPSPEGEIVHAEMPEEHGEQPPRHLH, translated from the coding sequence ATGAAAAGAACCCGCCAGAAACGCCGCGGCGGCCTGGGCCGTGACGCAGAACAACTCATCTGGCTCGCAACGGGGCTCGCCCAATCCGGCAGCCGTGCGGAAGACCAGTACTGGGAACAGCAACTGGTTTCGGCCATCGACCGCCTCCTCGCGGAAGGCGAAGAGGAAACGCTCAACAACGCCCTCGACCATCTCTATAGCGCCGATACGCGCGGTTACGACGAGCTCGCGGACTTTGTGGAATCGCGCGCCGAGAGCGCGGGCGCAGCCGGTCCCGAGCACGACGTCCTCCTGATCGCGGCGCCGGTGCTCGCCTGGTCCCGCTATCGGATTCCGGCCAACACGATCCCTGCGGCCGTCCTCTCCAACCTGGGCGTGCATCTGCAGGCGCACGTACTCGGCGGCAAGGTCAAGCTCGCGCTCGCCGATTTCCTCTTCAGCCCCGACCAGCTCCCGCAAGGCTATTGCGCGACGGCGAATTTCGCGGCGGAACTGGCGCGCGCCGCGATCGCCGGCCGCAACCTCAAGATCGACACCGCGGATATGCCGGAAACCGCCCAGTTCCTGTCCGACACCCGCTATGTCCTCGGCGCGATCGTCGTACCGCGCGGCGAAGCGCTATTCGGCTGGCAGGAACCCGATCGCAACCGCGACGACGCCCTCAACCAGTGGCGCATGCAGGGCGGCGCCTGCCTGGCTCCGCTGCTCCCGGGCTGCGCGATGGAAGTGGTGCTGCCGGACGCCTACTTTGCAGCGAGCCGCCTGGCCGACAACCATAGCCGTCCGTATTCGATCCGGGCCTCGGTCGCCTTCCTCGGCGCCGAATTGGAAACGCCGGCGTCGAACCTGCGCGCCGTGATCGCGCCCTTCCACGACCGAGAGCTGCAGGAGTATCGGGTGGGCCTGACGCTGCGCGGCAACGAGCAGGTCGTGCACGGCGTCGTCTGGCCCTTGCTGGGTGCGGACGACCAGAGCGCCGAGGGAACGGCCGAGATCGAGGCGGTGCTCCGAGATTGCGGCGTCACGGACATCGTGAACCTCGAGCATCGCTTCCCGCTGGAATACTGTGACGACTGCGGCGCCCCGCTCTACCCCTCGCCGGAAGGCGAGATCGTACATGCGGAGATGCCCGAGGAACACGGCGAACAGCCGCCCCGGCATCTGCACTGA
- a CDS encoding MFS transporter translates to MLRAIAAVTSIEFLETGMVTFAAGPIMSGLGARPDAFALSFTVYAVGAIFMLYKHQWMVERYGYRNFTLGSLLLFAIGAVLCATASGIGQFTVGRALQGAAGATFFTAGRIEVNRVPPERLFYGVLAFIASLLSATALAPLASALLTDTFGWRALFWAVVPLCMAVALVAGPHLSRSTAPAHERSREHWGWVLILASALLCLQYALQEMQFGLLAHPLRVVAFALPACLILTAFAWRQWHRDRPLIDYRALLHWRYALGIVLYFIGYFMAGSSGFLLPIFAEQALGLPTLTTGAVLTVAFLTGLAAALVHAFMFRRWPRLRPYMLVGLAFCFLGWSLLALLDAGAGWTALLLPAALGAASSAFFFGPVAFGTFVEVDQKAFSHAYQVKNIVRQLGLSSAVAASAAILQWRFAERLGDAAPSADAPAAAELMHHVLGNAGSGETAHIASQALFAASNDTFIGFALLVVPVALLVWRQRIFH, encoded by the coding sequence ATGCTTCGTGCCATCGCCGCCGTCACGAGCATCGAATTTCTCGAAACCGGCATGGTGACCTTCGCAGCGGGGCCAATCATGAGCGGCCTCGGCGCACGGCCGGACGCTTTCGCGCTGTCCTTCACCGTGTACGCGGTCGGCGCGATCTTCATGCTCTACAAGCACCAGTGGATGGTCGAACGCTACGGCTATCGCAACTTCACGCTCGGCTCACTGCTGCTTTTCGCGATCGGCGCGGTCCTTTGCGCGACCGCGAGCGGCATCGGGCAGTTCACGGTCGGGCGTGCCCTTCAGGGCGCAGCCGGGGCGACCTTCTTCACTGCCGGGCGAATCGAGGTCAACAGGGTCCCGCCGGAGCGGCTCTTTTACGGCGTCCTCGCCTTCATCGCGTCGCTGCTGAGCGCCACGGCGCTCGCCCCGCTGGCCTCGGCGCTGCTCACCGACACGTTCGGATGGCGCGCCCTTTTCTGGGCGGTCGTGCCGCTATGCATGGCGGTCGCACTGGTCGCCGGCCCCCATCTCAGCCGCAGCACCGCCCCGGCACATGAGCGTAGCCGCGAGCACTGGGGCTGGGTACTGATCCTCGCGAGCGCCTTGCTCTGCCTGCAGTACGCGCTGCAGGAAATGCAGTTCGGCCTCCTCGCCCACCCCTTGCGCGTCGTCGCCTTCGCCTTGCCCGCCTGCCTGATTCTCACCGCATTCGCGTGGCGGCAATGGCATCGTGACCGCCCCCTGATCGACTACCGTGCGCTGTTGCATTGGCGCTACGCGCTGGGAATCGTGCTGTATTTCATCGGCTATTTCATGGCCGGATCCAGCGGATTCCTGCTGCCGATCTTCGCCGAACAGGCGCTCGGCCTGCCGACCTTGACGACGGGGGCGGTGCTCACCGTCGCCTTCCTGACCGGCCTCGCGGCCGCCCTCGTCCACGCCTTCATGTTCCGCCGCTGGCCCCGCCTGCGCCCCTACATGCTCGTTGGACTCGCCTTCTGCTTCCTGGGCTGGAGCCTCCTGGCGCTCCTGGACGCCGGCGCAGGCTGGACGGCACTGCTCCTGCCCGCCGCCCTCGGCGCCGCGTCGTCCGCCTTCTTCTTCGGTCCGGTGGCATTCGGCACCTTCGTCGAGGTGGACCAGAAGGCGTTCTCGCACGCCTATCAGGTCAAGAACATCGTGCGCCAGCTGGGGCTGTCGTCGGCCGTCGCCGCAAGTGCCGCGATCCTGCAGTGGCGCTTTGCGGAACGGCTCGGCGATGCGGCCCCGTCAGCGGACGCGCCCGCAGCGGCCGAACTGATGCATCACGTCCTCGGCAACGCCGGGAGCGGTGAAACGGCCCACATTGCGAGCCAAGCCCTGTTCGCCGCGAGCAACGACACCTTCATCGGCTTTGCCCTGCTCGTGGTACCGGTCGCGCTGCTGGTGTGGCGTCAGCGGATCTTCCACTAG
- a CDS encoding alpha/beta fold hydrolase: MSLLDTLRRLFQPAPPLLEHRPAPVARPYHGLREKSVQCIGPHGLHRMAYSEWGDPANRKVLICAHGLTRNGRDFDFLAQALADHYRVVCPDVAGRGRSDWLGVKGDYGFPLYVSDMVTLLARLDADTVHWVGTSMGGLIGMLLASQPHTPISRLVLNDVGPVITATSLRRIGEYVGNAPKFASMAEAEAWIRVVSAPFGPLTDDQWQHITRHAVRPVNGGFAMVYDPGIGDVFRSAPIAADVDLWEVYNAIRCPTLVIRGAESDLLEPSTFQRMSEQGPRARLAEIPGVGHAPMLMDAAQIAVVGDFLLGR; the protein is encoded by the coding sequence ATGAGCCTCCTCGATACCTTGCGCCGACTGTTTCAGCCTGCTCCGCCGCTGCTCGAGCATCGTCCCGCACCGGTGGCGCGACCCTATCACGGGCTGCGCGAGAAGAGCGTCCAGTGCATCGGGCCGCACGGCCTGCATCGCATGGCTTATTCGGAGTGGGGCGATCCGGCCAATCGCAAGGTGCTGATCTGCGCGCACGGTCTGACGCGCAACGGCCGCGATTTCGACTTCCTCGCCCAGGCGCTCGCCGACCACTACCGCGTCGTGTGTCCCGACGTCGCCGGTCGCGGGCGCAGCGACTGGCTGGGCGTGAAGGGCGACTACGGTTTTCCGCTCTACGTCTCGGACATGGTGACGCTGCTCGCGCGCCTCGACGCCGACACGGTGCATTGGGTCGGCACCTCGATGGGAGGACTGATCGGCATGTTGCTCGCGAGCCAGCCGCACACGCCGATTTCTCGCCTCGTGCTGAACGACGTCGGCCCCGTCATCACGGCGACGTCCTTGCGTCGGATCGGCGAGTATGTCGGCAATGCGCCGAAATTCGCGAGCATGGCGGAGGCCGAAGCCTGGATTCGCGTCGTGAGCGCCCCCTTCGGACCCTTGACCGATGACCAGTGGCAGCACATCACCCGACACGCGGTGCGCCCGGTCAATGGCGGCTTTGCGATGGTCTACGACCCGGGCATCGGCGACGTCTTCCGCTCGGCGCCGATCGCGGCCGATGTCGATCTGTGGGAGGTCTACAATGCGATCCGTTGCCCGACCCTGGTCATTCGCGGCGCAGAATCGGACCTCCTCGAACCGTCGACCTTCCAACGGATGTCCGAGCAGGGACCGCGCGCCCGGCTGGCTGAAATTCCCGGCGTCGGCCACGCGCCGATGCTGATGGATGCGGCGCAGATCGCGGTGGTCGGCGACTTCCTGCTGGGGCGCTGA
- a CDS encoding LysR family transcriptional regulator translates to MVDIDHRLFRHLDLNLLVAFDAIIDERNVSRAAERLCIGQPAASHALARLRKLFGDELLFRQGASMQPTRRALELAAVIRPWLSQALALARSGQEFDPGRVSGRVRIALGDPLEALLLPGLMARVRELAPGLEVSVQPIPVSAQIEALDRGEISLAVGHFACDRETHQATLLSSVGFDYLYAPALVDLPAEPSLADILVPPHIHTSYAGEQEGLVDRALKQQGLSRRVVVRAATPLSIPFVVKQSPLVAIVPKLITRLFAAHSDLRIATVPLPELVLPVIAVRHRRDRSDPLLDFVESQLVAAAEALFGERPQPM, encoded by the coding sequence ATGGTTGATATCGATCACCGTTTGTTCCGTCACCTCGACCTGAACCTGCTCGTGGCCTTCGACGCGATCATCGACGAGCGCAACGTGAGCCGCGCAGCCGAGCGGCTGTGCATCGGTCAGCCGGCGGCGAGCCACGCGTTGGCGCGCCTGCGCAAGCTCTTCGGCGACGAGTTGCTGTTCCGGCAGGGGGCGTCGATGCAGCCGACGCGGCGCGCGCTCGAACTTGCCGCGGTCATTCGGCCGTGGCTTTCGCAGGCACTGGCGCTGGCACGCAGCGGGCAGGAGTTCGACCCGGGCCGCGTGTCCGGGCGCGTTCGCATCGCGCTCGGCGATCCGCTCGAAGCGCTGCTGCTGCCGGGGCTGATGGCTCGGGTGCGGGAACTCGCGCCGGGACTGGAGGTGTCGGTCCAGCCGATTCCGGTCTCGGCGCAGATCGAGGCGCTCGACCGCGGCGAGATCAGCTTGGCGGTCGGGCATTTTGCCTGCGATCGGGAGACCCACCAGGCGACGCTTCTGAGCAGCGTCGGATTCGATTATCTCTACGCGCCGGCACTCGTGGATCTGCCGGCGGAGCCGAGCCTGGCCGATATCCTGGTGCCGCCGCACATCCACACTTCATACGCGGGCGAGCAGGAAGGGCTCGTCGATCGCGCGCTCAAGCAGCAGGGGCTCTCACGGCGAGTCGTCGTGCGCGCCGCGACGCCGCTGTCGATCCCTTTCGTCGTCAAGCAGAGCCCACTGGTCGCAATCGTGCCCAAGCTCATCACGCGTCTCTTTGCCGCACACTCGGACCTGCGGATCGCGACCGTTCCCTTGCCGGAGCTCGTGCTGCCGGTCATCGCAGTCCGCCATCGGCGCGACCGGTCGGATCCGCTGCTGGATTTCGTCGAAAGCCAGCTCGTGGCGGCTGCGGAGGCGCTCTTTGGCGAGCGTCCGCAGCCGATGTGA
- the ppsA gene encoding phosphoenolpyruvate synthase, which translates to MTRYVIPFNELRMSDVEQVGGKNASLGEMISQLPASVRVPGGFATTADAFREFLAHQGLAERIKAALDALNVDDVDTLAKTGAQIRQWVVDTPFPAKLEEEIHAAYNALTAEGEGSFAVRSSATAEDLPDASFAGQQETFLNIHGYENILHAMKEVFASLYNDRAIAYRVHKGFAHADVALSAGVQRMVRSDTGASGVMFTIDTESGFDQVVFITASYGLGETVVQGAVNPDEFYVHKPTLALGKPAVVRRNLGSKLIKMVFADKKEAGKSVRTVDVAEADRNKFSLTDEDVLELARYAVVIEKHYGRPMDIEWGKDGQDGKLYILQARPETVKSQSTGHVMEKYRLKQYGKALAHGRAIGQKIGVGTVRVVGDASEMNRVQAGDILVTDMTDPNWEPVMKRASAIVTNRGGRTCHAAIIARELGIPAIVGCGNATEVLAEGDSVTVSCAEGDTGYVYRGKLDFEVITTDMGNLPEIPLKVMMNVGNPELAFEFAQIPNGGVGLARLEFVINNMIGIHPKAILELGQVPASLRDEILRRSRGYATPKQFFIEKLVEGVATIAAAFYPKPVIVRMSDFKSNEYRKLLGGEIYEPEEENPMLGFRGASRYIAHSFRDCFELECVAMKKVRNELGLTNVQIMVPFVRNVEEAKGVVDLLAENGLKRGVNELKLIMMCEIPSNALLADAFLEHFDGFSIGSNDLTQLTLGLDRDSGLVAHAFDERDPAVKQLLSMAIKSANRLGKYVGICGQGPSDHADFAEWLMDEGIQTISLNPDTVVDTWLKLAAHAKK; encoded by the coding sequence ATGACCCGTTACGTCATCCCCTTCAACGAACTGCGCATGTCCGACGTGGAGCAGGTAGGCGGCAAGAACGCCTCGCTCGGCGAAATGATCAGCCAGTTGCCCGCCAGTGTGCGCGTTCCGGGTGGTTTTGCCACCACCGCCGACGCGTTCCGCGAGTTCCTTGCGCATCAGGGACTGGCCGAGCGGATCAAGGCGGCGCTCGATGCGCTGAACGTGGATGACGTGGATACGCTGGCGAAGACCGGTGCACAGATTCGCCAGTGGGTCGTGGATACGCCCTTCCCGGCCAAACTCGAAGAAGAGATCCACGCAGCTTACAACGCGCTGACCGCCGAAGGCGAGGGCAGCTTCGCCGTGCGTTCGTCCGCGACCGCGGAAGACCTGCCGGACGCGTCCTTCGCGGGCCAGCAGGAAACCTTCCTGAACATCCACGGCTACGAGAACATCCTGCACGCGATGAAGGAAGTGTTCGCGTCGCTGTACAACGACCGCGCGATCGCCTACCGCGTGCACAAGGGTTTTGCGCACGCTGACGTCGCGCTGTCGGCGGGCGTGCAGCGCATGGTGCGTTCGGACACCGGCGCGTCGGGCGTGATGTTCACGATCGACACCGAGTCGGGCTTCGACCAGGTGGTGTTCATCACCGCCTCCTACGGCCTCGGCGAGACTGTCGTGCAGGGCGCCGTGAACCCGGACGAGTTCTACGTCCATAAGCCGACGCTCGCGCTGGGCAAGCCCGCCGTCGTGCGCCGCAACCTCGGCTCCAAGCTGATCAAGATGGTCTTCGCGGACAAGAAGGAAGCCGGCAAGTCCGTGCGTACCGTCGATGTCGCCGAAGCCGACCGCAACAAGTTCTCGCTGACCGACGAGGACGTGCTGGAACTCGCCCGCTACGCCGTCGTGATCGAGAAGCACTACGGCCGCCCGATGGACATCGAGTGGGGCAAGGACGGCCAGGACGGCAAGCTGTACATCCTGCAGGCGCGTCCCGAGACGGTGAAGAGCCAGTCGACCGGCCATGTGATGGAGAAGTACCGCCTCAAGCAGTACGGCAAGGCGCTCGCACACGGCCGTGCGATCGGCCAGAAGATCGGTGTCGGCACGGTCCGCGTCGTCGGCGACGCCTCCGAGATGAACCGCGTCCAGGCGGGCGACATCCTCGTCACCGACATGACCGACCCGAACTGGGAGCCGGTGATGAAGCGCGCCAGCGCGATCGTCACGAACCGCGGCGGCCGGACCTGCCATGCGGCAATCATCGCACGCGAACTGGGCATCCCGGCGATCGTCGGCTGCGGCAATGCGACCGAAGTGCTGGCCGAAGGCGACTCGGTGACCGTGTCCTGCGCCGAAGGCGACACCGGCTACGTTTACCGCGGCAAGCTCGACTTCGAAGTGATCACGACCGACATGGGCAATCTGCCCGAGATTCCGCTGAAGGTCATGATGAACGTCGGCAATCCGGAACTCGCGTTCGAATTCGCGCAGATCCCGAACGGCGGCGTCGGCCTCGCCCGTCTCGAGTTCGTCATCAACAACATGATCGGCATCCATCCGAAGGCGATCCTCGAGCTGGGCCAGGTGCCGGCGAGCCTGCGCGACGAGATCCTGCGCCGTTCGCGCGGCTACGCGACGCCCAAGCAGTTCTTCATCGAGAAGCTGGTCGAGGGTGTCGCGACGATCGCAGCGGCCTTCTACCCGAAGCCCGTCATCGTCCGCATGTCCGACTTCAAGTCGAACGAATACCGCAAGCTCCTCGGCGGCGAGATCTACGAGCCGGAAGAAGAAAACCCGATGCTGGGCTTCCGCGGCGCCTCGCGCTACATTGCGCACAGCTTCCGCGACTGCTTCGAACTCGAGTGCGTGGCGATGAAGAAGGTGCGCAACGAGCTGGGCCTGACGAACGTGCAGATCATGGTGCCCTTCGTGCGCAACGTCGAAGAGGCGAAGGGCGTTGTCGATCTGCTCGCAGAGAACGGCCTGAAGCGCGGCGTCAATGAACTCAAGCTGATCATGATGTGCGAGATCCCGTCGAACGCGTTGCTCGCGGATGCCTTCCTTGAGCACTTCGACGGCTTCTCGATCGGCTCGAACGACCTGACCCAGCTCACGCTGGGTCTGGACCGCGATTCGGGCCTCGTTGCCCATGCCTTCGATGAGCGCGATCCGGCGGTCAAGCAGCTGCTGTCGATGGCGATCAAGTCGGCCAACCGCCTCGGCAAATATGTCGGCATCTGCGGTCAGGGCCCCTCGGACCATGCGGACTTCGCCGAGTGGCTGATGGACGAAGGCATCCAAACGATCTCGCTGAACCCCGACACGGTGGTCGATACCTGGCTCAAGCTCGCGGCACACGCGAAGAAGTAA
- a CDS encoding DUF599 domain-containing protein gives MSTVSLLDWSALGWFLLVWGGYGWFSERSRWAQHGLMGASHRFRLQWARQMLGRELRMTDAALVGNLMQSVSFYANTTIYIIAGLLAVLGAMDPLIRFAADLPFARQTSRELGEVKLVLLLTVFVVAYFKFTWSLRQFNMLSILIGASPSGMTGQSAEAAAERFATVNSLAGDEFNRGIRSYYFGLAAVTWFVQPWLFACVTTLVAVVLYQRDFASPVLATMGKGEE, from the coding sequence ATGAGCACCGTCTCGCTTCTCGACTGGAGCGCGCTCGGGTGGTTTCTGCTGGTGTGGGGCGGCTACGGCTGGTTTTCGGAGCGCAGCCGCTGGGCCCAGCACGGACTGATGGGCGCGAGCCACCGGTTTCGCCTGCAGTGGGCGCGGCAGATGCTCGGTCGCGAGTTGCGGATGACCGACGCGGCGCTGGTCGGCAACCTGATGCAGAGCGTGTCCTTTTACGCGAACACGACGATCTACATCATCGCGGGCTTGCTCGCCGTGCTCGGCGCGATGGACCCGCTGATCCGCTTCGCCGCGGACCTGCCGTTCGCACGCCAGACCTCGCGCGAACTGGGGGAAGTGAAGCTCGTGTTGCTGCTGACGGTGTTCGTCGTCGCGTATTTCAAATTCACGTGGTCGCTGCGGCAGTTCAACATGCTGTCGATACTGATCGGCGCCAGTCCTTCAGGGATGACGGGCCAGTCCGCGGAGGCGGCCGCAGAGCGGTTCGCGACGGTCAATTCGCTCGCGGGCGACGAGTTCAACCGCGGGATCCGTTCGTACTACTTCGGCCTTGCCGCGGTGACCTGGTTCGTCCAGCCGTGGCTCTTCGCGTGCGTCACGACGCTCGTCGCGGTCGTACTTTACCAGCGTGATTTCGCTTCGCCGGTGCTGGCGACGATGGGGAAGGGTGAGGAGTGA
- a CDS encoding glycoside hydrolase family 2 TIM barrel-domain containing protein produces MLHLLFVLAMAPSAWAADVQWRGAAFEGDRAALEKLAQAGAKVVRVYRESDAWVLDEAQRLGMRVVMGLWVAHPRHGFRLDDANAVRRQEQAIRAFVLRYRDHPALLAWGIGNEVETGEADPLPVWREVDRLARVVKALDPKHETMMVVPDGGPEHLKRLADCCPNVDRLGINVYAGAAFNLPQRVREAGIRKPVVVTELGPLGQWQAGRKPWGAPVELTSSEKAGFFRDAVAYLQSEPAIGGVFPFLWGAKQEQTETWHGLLLADGSLTEMTDALSAAWGRPVETAAPAIRGIGIAADTFSPGAEISAGVDALSFDGSPLQAEWKVVAEARDLRLGGDNEAVPPRVPVRVLQADARSVRFVAPSEPGAYRLFLTIRDRSGKAATANLPFLVR; encoded by the coding sequence ATGCTGCACCTTCTGTTCGTGCTTGCGATGGCCCCGTCTGCCTGGGCGGCCGATGTGCAGTGGCGGGGCGCCGCGTTCGAGGGCGACCGGGCCGCGCTGGAGAAGCTCGCGCAGGCGGGGGCGAAAGTCGTGCGCGTCTATCGCGAGAGTGACGCGTGGGTCCTGGACGAGGCTCAGCGCCTGGGGATGCGGGTCGTGATGGGGCTATGGGTCGCGCATCCGCGGCACGGGTTCCGGCTCGACGACGCGAACGCGGTGCGGCGGCAGGAGCAGGCGATCCGGGCTTTCGTCCTGCGTTATCGGGATCATCCGGCCTTGCTCGCGTGGGGCATCGGCAACGAGGTCGAGACCGGCGAAGCGGACCCGTTGCCCGTTTGGCGCGAGGTTGATCGGCTTGCCCGGGTCGTGAAAGCGCTTGATCCCAAGCATGAAACGATGATGGTGGTGCCGGACGGCGGGCCGGAGCACCTGAAACGCCTCGCCGACTGCTGCCCGAATGTCGATCGGCTGGGGATCAATGTCTATGCCGGCGCGGCCTTCAACCTGCCGCAACGCGTGCGCGAGGCCGGCATCCGCAAGCCCGTCGTCGTAACCGAACTGGGGCCGCTGGGACAGTGGCAGGCTGGCCGCAAGCCTTGGGGCGCACCCGTCGAACTGACGAGCAGCGAAAAGGCAGGCTTCTTTCGCGATGCGGTGGCCTATCTGCAGTCCGAACCGGCTATCGGCGGCGTCTTTCCCTTCCTATGGGGGGCGAAGCAGGAGCAGACGGAGACTTGGCATGGCCTGCTGCTCGCGGATGGCAGCCTTACCGAAATGACGGACGCGTTGTCCGCCGCCTGGGGACGACCGGTGGAAACCGCTGCGCCGGCGATCCGCGGAATCGGTATCGCGGCCGATACGTTTTCGCCGGGGGCTGAAATCTCCGCCGGGGTCGATGCGCTGTCCTTCGACGGCTCACCGTTGCAAGCGGAGTGGAAGGTGGTCGCCGAGGCCCGCGATCTGCGGCTGGGGGGCGACAACGAAGCCGTGCCTCCGCGGGTTCCGGTCCGCGTGCTCCAGGCCGACGCTCGGTCGGTGCGCTTCGTCGCACCGTCCGAGCCCGGCGCCTACCGTCTGTTCCTGACGATTCGCGATCGTTCGGGAAAGGCGGCGACGGCGAATCTGCCCTTCCTGGTGCGCTGA